Proteins from one Ipomoea triloba cultivar NCNSP0323 chromosome 1, ASM357664v1 genomic window:
- the LOC116032416 gene encoding probable glutathione S-transferase — MGSDDDEVVLLSSYVNVFTTRARMALALKGVHYESKEDMENQSPSSLLQEMNPVHKKIPVLIHNGKPICESLIILQYIDEVWNHNSPLLPSDPYNRAQARFWADFIDKKVVLLDKDVSMFAMRPKMALALKGIHYESKEEDLMNKSSLLLEMNPVHKKIPVLIHNGKPVCESLIILEYIDEVWKDKFPLLPSDPYKRAQARFWADFIDTKIYECLKAWVLKTKDAKDIKEELVEKLKVLEGELGEEAYYGGERIGFLDLALLSYYTWLLTFEKDTEFSCMETEIPKLSEWAKRCLQNESVSTSLADPLKIFEFIRR; from the exons atgGGTAGTGATGACGATGAGGTTGTTCTATTGAGTTCTTACGTGAACGTGTTTACAACGAGGGCAAGAATGGCACTTGCTCTCAAAGGGGTTCACTATGAATCCAAAGAAGACATGGAGAACCAAAGCCCTAGCTCACTCCTGCAGGAAATGAACCCGGTTCACAAGAAAATCCCTGTTCTCATCCACAATGGAAAACCCATCTGCGAATCCCTCATTATTCTTCAGTACATTGATGAGGTCTGGAACCACAACTCTCCATTGTTGCCTTCGGATCCTTACAACAGAGCTCAAGCTAGGTTCTGGGCTGATTTCATTGACAAAAAG GTTGTTCTGTTGGATAAAGACGTGAGCATGTTCGCGATGAGGCCAAAAATGGCGCTCGCTCTCAAAGGGATTCATTACGAATCCAAAGAGGAAGACTTGATGAACAAAAGCTCACTCTTGCTGGAGATGAACCCGGTTCACAAGAAGATCCCTGTTCTCATTCACAACGGAAAACCCGTTTGCGAGTCTCTCATCATTCTGGAGTACATCGATGAGGTGTGGAAGGACAAGTTTCCATTGTTGCCTTCGGATCCTTACAAGAGAGCTCAAGCTAGGTTCTGGGCTGATTTCATTGACACAAAG ATCTATGAGTGTTTAAAGGCATGGGTGCTTAAAACCAAAGATGCAAAGGACATTAAAGAAGAACTAGTGGAGAAGCTGAAGGTGTTGGAAGGGGAGTTAGGGGAAgaggcatattatggaggggagAGGATTGGGTTCTTGGATTTGGCTCTGCTTTCATACTACACCTGGCTTCTGACTTTTGAGAAAGATACAGAGTTTAGCTGCATGGAGACAGAAATTCCAAAGTTGAGTGAATGGGCCAAAAGATGCCTGCAAAATGAGAGTGTGTCCACCTCTCTTGCAGACCCTTTGAAGATCTTTGAGTTTATTCGCAGATGA
- the LOC115999398 gene encoding probable glutathione S-transferase parA, producing the protein MASDGDDKVVLLNTYVSMFAMRPKMALALKGIPYESKVEDLGNKSSLLLEMNPVHKKIPVLIHNRKPVCESLIILEYIDEVWKDKFPLLPSDPYKRAQARFWADFIDKKIFECIGAWLFKKKDAKDIKEELVEKLKVLEGELGEEAYYGGEKIGFLDLVLVSYYTWLLAFEKDAEFSVEAEVPKLSEWAKRCLQNESVSTSLADPLKLYEFTLQLWERLGRGGGAYN; encoded by the exons ATGGCTAGTGATGGTGATGATAAGGTTGTTCTATTGAATACATACGTGAGCATGTTCGCGATGAGGCCAAAAATGGCGCTCGCTCTCAAAGGGATTCCCTACGAATCCAAAGTGGAAGACTTGGGGAACAAAAGCTCACTCTTGCTGGAGATGAACCCGGTTCACAAGAAGATCCCTGTTCTCATTCACAACAGAAAACCCGTTTGCGAGTCTCTCATCATTCTCGAGTACATCGATGAGGTCTGGAAGGACAAGTTTCCATTATTGCCTTCGGATCCTTACAAGAGAGCTCAAGCGAGGTTCTGGGCTGATTTCATTGACAAAaag ATCTTCGAGTGTATAGGGGCATggctgtttaaaaaaaaagatgcaaagGACATTAAAGAAGAACTGGTGGAGAAGCTGAAGGTGTTGGAAGGGGAGTTAGGGGAAgaggcatattatggaggggagAAGATTGGGTTCTTggatttggttttggtttcataCTACACATGGCTTCTGGCTTTTGAGAAAGATGCAGAGTTTAGCGTTGAGGCAGAAGTTCCAAAGTTGAGTGAATGGGCCAAAAGATGCCTGCAAAATGAGAGTGTGTCTACCTCTCTTGCAGACCCTTTGAAGCTCTATGAGTTTACTCTGCAGCTGTGGGAAAGGCTTGGCAGGGGTGGCGGTGCttataattga
- the LOC116000872 gene encoding ribosomal L1 domain-containing protein 1 — MATETPATPASAGAGVKVSRDIVERAVTALLKWKDAQSKDQAPQLLPDDEFVYLNITLKKIPPKARVNPFRIALPHALHDQASSECCLIIDDRSNSNLTSKDAKKVIKSQDISVSKVLKLSKLKTDYKAFEAKRKLCDSYDVFLVDKRIVHFLPKLLGKHFFKKRKLPLPVDLTKKNWKDQIERACGSGLFFLRTGTCSVMKVGKRAMESGEIVENVVEAINGVVEYVPKKWGGVRSLHLRLSGSVALPLYQGLPDMKLKIMGAKDVEGGIESKELSDDFPEAKDSGKAEKVGRKKRKGRLHEVRYMDVEMGGIELSSEDEDGENETENDENVRKNRDFGIIKGDVEEESDDKENEMSKGNDLVPAKKGKKGKIQKGSDLSGEKGSKKVRKGDNKEEGKQKKIKSSIKSDDESGKRKNVVGMKLKEGPTKLKSKRTKKSQ; from the coding sequence ATGGCAACAGAAACTCCAGCAACACCTGCCTCCGCCGGCGCCGGCGTTAAAGTTAGCAGAGACATCGTAGAAAGAGCCGTCACCGCCCTACTGAAGTGGAAAGACGCACAATCGAAGGACCAGGCGCCCCAGCTACTCCCAGATGATGAATTCGTCTACCTCAACATCACTCTCAAGAAAATCCCTCCGAAGGCGCGTGTCAACCCCTTCCGAATCGCCCTCCCACACGCGCTACACGACCAAGCCTCCTCCGAGTGTTGTCTAATCATCGACGATAGGTCCAACTCCAATCTCACGTCCAAGGACGCGAAGAAGGTAATAAAATCGCAGGATATATCCGTTAGCAAAGTCCTGAAACTCTCCAAGTTGAAGACAGATTATAAGGCTTTTGAGGCGAAGAGGAAGCTCTGCGATTCGTACGATGTGTTCTTGGTGGACAAGAGGATAGTGCACTTCCTCCCGAAGCTTCTGGGAAAGCACTTCTTCAAGAAGAGGAAGTTGCCTTTGCCCGTAGACTTGACAAAGAAGAACTGGAAGGATCAGATCGAGAGGGCGTGCGGATCCGGTTTGTTTTTTCTGCGGACTGGGACTTGTAGTGTGATGAAGGTTGGGAAGCGAGCAATGGAGAGTGGAGAGATTGTTGAGAATGTGGTGGAGGCAATTAATGGAGTTGTGGAGTATGTTCCCAAAAAATGGGGTGGTGTGAGGAGCCTGCACTTGAGATTATCCGGTTCTGTGGCCTTGCCTTTGTATCAAGGATTGCCGGATATGAAGCTGAAGATTATGGGGGCTAAGGATGTGGAGGGAGGGATTGAGAGCAAGGAATTAAGTGATGATTTTCCTGAGGCTAAGGATAGTGGGAAAGCTGAGAAGGTGGGCAGGAAAAAGAGGAAAGGGAGGCTTCATGAAGTTCGATATATGGATGTTGAAATGGGTGGAATTGAATTGTCTAGTGAGGATGAAGATGGTGAGAATGAGactgaaaatgatgaaaatgtaaGAAAGAATAGGGATTTTGGCATTATTAAGGGAGATGTGGAAGAAGAAAGTGATGACAAAGAGAATGAGATGAGCAAGGGTAATGATTTGGTTCCTGCTAAGAAAGGAAAGAAGGGGAAAATTCAGAAAGGGAGTGATTTGAGTGGTGAAAAAGGGAGTAAGAAAGTGAGAAAGGGGGATAACAAAGAGGAAGGGAAACAGAAGAAAATTAAGTCATCTATAAAGTCTGATGATGAATCAGGGAAAAGAAAGAATGTGGTTGGGATGAAGTTGAAAGAAGGGCCAACCAAACTGAAGAGCAAGAGAACTAAGAAGAGCCAGTGA